A genomic segment from Halobacteriovorax sp. DA5 encodes:
- a CDS encoding DCC1-like thiol-disulfide oxidoreductase family protein, whose product MQTITNYSSLQFKMLRIALGTYLFCHFAHLLTVGTELLSSSGIIPSANMNLSFPFFPNILYFLDAPIWITAFLATLALSSLCLVFNKLPRLNAAFLWYGFACIFHRNNFISNPSLFYIGWLLLAFVVIKGKEMPKLLFDGAWFITGLSYTISGLHKLTTISWQNGEALYHLLDNPLARNNMLVETLLDVPMPLLKLATWSVLLLEILAIVFVIVPKLRKYLWLGLTMLHLGILTTVNFADLTLGMLVFQLFIFDTDWFKSKSKPSDMITLFYDSDCGVCNGFIRFIMDNNSKENIYFAPLESKLGEKIIRKYGLENKDTMIVKKEDSVLIESQAVLEVFSELDSIYPVVSWLRFMPGFVRNAGYRLFAKYRHRVFKMETCVLLGERERGRFIG is encoded by the coding sequence ATGCAAACAATAACAAACTATTCTTCACTACAATTTAAAATGCTAAGAATCGCCCTTGGCACATACCTCTTCTGTCACTTTGCTCACCTTCTAACAGTAGGTACAGAGCTTCTAAGTAGCAGCGGAATCATTCCAAGTGCAAATATGAACTTAAGCTTTCCATTCTTTCCAAATATCCTGTACTTCCTAGATGCACCTATTTGGATCACGGCCTTTCTTGCTACACTTGCACTCTCAAGCCTATGCCTCGTTTTCAATAAGCTTCCACGCTTAAACGCGGCTTTCCTTTGGTACGGCTTTGCGTGTATCTTCCACCGCAATAACTTCATCTCAAACCCTTCTCTCTTCTACATCGGCTGGCTTCTTCTGGCCTTTGTAGTGATTAAGGGAAAAGAGATGCCAAAGCTTCTCTTTGACGGCGCGTGGTTTATCACAGGACTCTCTTATACAATTAGTGGACTCCATAAGCTTACAACCATCAGCTGGCAAAACGGCGAAGCCCTTTATCACCTTCTTGATAATCCCCTTGCTCGAAATAACATGCTTGTCGAAACTCTACTTGATGTCCCAATGCCACTTCTAAAACTTGCCACCTGGTCAGTGCTTCTTCTTGAGATCCTGGCCATTGTCTTTGTCATAGTTCCAAAACTTAGAAAGTATCTATGGCTTGGTCTAACGATGCTTCATCTAGGAATTCTAACAACAGTAAACTTCGCAGACCTCACTCTAGGAATGCTTGTCTTTCAACTCTTCATCTTTGATACGGATTGGTTTAAATCAAAATCTAAACCATCTGATATGATCACGCTCTTCTATGATAGCGACTGTGGCGTATGCAATGGCTTTATTCGCTTCATTATGGACAATAACTCAAAAGAGAATATCTACTTTGCACCTCTTGAATCAAAGCTTGGTGAAAAGATCATTCGTAAATATGGCCTAGAGAATAAAGACACGATGATTGTGAAAAAAGAAGATAGCGTCTTGATTGAGTCACAGGCCGTGCTTGAAGTCTTTAGCGAGCTTGACTCTATTTATCCGGTTGTTAGTTGGCTTAGGTTTATGCCTGGGTTTGTGAGAAATGCGGGGTATAGGTTATTTGCGAAGTATAGGCATCGTGTTTTTAAGATGGAGACGTGTGTGTTGTTGGGGGAAAGAGAGCGAGGGAGGTTTATAGGGTGA
- a CDS encoding 1-acyl-sn-glycerol-3-phosphate acyltransferase translates to MNNTVFKIARFIARVYLHTFYRFKSLDAKKIPAMGSAILVCNHITFLDWLFIIAHSPRPLTFVMHYRFTQIPLLGSLLLKCGIIPICSRKECPIILDETFKQIRAKLLAGEIICLFPEGRLTRDGKLGVFKPGIEKIIKETPVPVIPLTLTGLWGSFLSCSGKGAFTGFLTRLRPQVTITSFDAFEPNLTSAESLQTYFQEMGV, encoded by the coding sequence ATGAATAACACTGTCTTTAAAATTGCTAGATTTATTGCAAGAGTTTATCTTCATACGTTTTATCGTTTTAAGAGCCTTGATGCGAAGAAGATTCCTGCGATGGGAAGTGCCATCTTAGTTTGCAATCATATTACATTTCTAGATTGGCTCTTTATTATTGCCCACTCTCCTAGACCTCTTACTTTTGTGATGCACTACCGCTTCACACAGATCCCACTTCTAGGATCTCTTCTTCTAAAGTGTGGCATCATTCCAATTTGTTCACGTAAGGAATGTCCAATCATCTTAGATGAAACATTTAAACAAATTCGCGCAAAGCTTCTTGCAGGAGAGATCATCTGTCTCTTTCCAGAAGGAAGACTAACAAGAGATGGAAAGCTAGGTGTTTTTAAACCAGGTATTGAAAAAATTATAAAAGAAACTCCGGTTCCAGTTATTCCACTAACTCTAACAGGGCTTTGGGGAAGCTTTCTATCATGTTCTGGAAAAGGTGCCTTTACAGGTTTTCTAACAAGACTTCGTCCACAAGTTACTATCACAAGCTTTGATGCTTTTGAACCAAACCTTACTTCGGCCGAGTCTCTGCAAACGTATTTCCAAGAGATGGGGGTTTAA
- a CDS encoding metalloregulator ArsR/SmtB family transcription factor yields the protein MSLANVFKVLGDEARLSIIRSLAEKDLYAEVLAERLSLSPGTITHHLKKLEAVGLIKSRKEQYYKVFSLQKKMLDKNILSSILEVSISNEDENEVQYEQKIIKSFFKNGVLKSIPVQRKKRLVILKHLLQEFKKGRDYTEAEVNERIEKYNEDFCTIRREFIAEKLMERKAGIYRVKA from the coding sequence ATGAGTCTTGCGAACGTATTTAAAGTTTTAGGTGATGAGGCGAGATTAAGTATTATCAGAAGCCTAGCAGAGAAAGATCTCTATGCAGAAGTTCTTGCAGAAAGACTTTCTCTGTCTCCTGGAACGATTACGCATCACTTGAAAAAGCTTGAAGCAGTAGGACTCATTAAGTCACGCAAGGAGCAGTACTACAAAGTCTTTTCACTACAAAAGAAGATGCTTGATAAGAATATCCTAAGTTCAATTTTAGAGGTTTCAATTTCAAACGAAGATGAAAATGAAGTTCAATATGAACAGAAGATCATCAAGTCATTTTTTAAAAATGGTGTGCTTAAGTCGATCCCTGTACAACGTAAAAAACGACTCGTTATTTTAAAGCATCTCTTACAAGAATTTAAAAAGGGCCGTGATTACACAGAAGCTGAAGTTAACGAAAGGATTGAAAAGTATAACGAAGACTTTTGTACCATTAGACGTGAGTTCATTGCAGAGAAGCTAATGGAGAGAAAGGCCGGCATCTACCGCGTAAAAGCTTAA
- a CDS encoding YwbE family protein, producing the protein MEGNVRDHIEIGERVRIVLKKDQRTGELTEGIVKDILTKSDYHPHGIKVRLESGEVGRVKEIL; encoded by the coding sequence GTGGAAGGCAACGTAAGAGACCACATCGAAATAGGGGAGCGCGTCCGCATCGTCTTAAAGAAAGATCAGCGCACTGGTGAGCTAACGGAAGGTATCGTAAAAGATATTTTAACGAAGTCAGATTATCATCCGCATGGGATAAAGGTTCGTCTTGAAAGCGGAGAGGTTGGGCGCGTAAAAGAGATTCTTTAG
- a CDS encoding metallophosphoesterase family protein, with product MKLTFFSDTHNRHSEVPFESGDILFHTGDFTRRGSLEDTRAFAEFVAGLDFKHKIVIAGNHDFCFDDERKEEAEAILKDNGIIYLNDSGIEIEGFKIWGSPIQPWFHDWAFNRHRGPEIQKHWDLIPNDTDILLTHGPPRAVMDLCANGERVGCTDLLKTIQRVQPRVHAFGHIHEGYGTDIFGGIIFVNSCSLDESYKYKNAPITLELS from the coding sequence ATGAAACTAACCTTCTTTTCAGACACTCATAATCGCCATAGCGAAGTTCCCTTCGAATCAGGGGATATCCTCTTTCACACAGGAGACTTCACTCGCCGTGGCTCGCTGGAAGATACGAGAGCATTTGCAGAATTTGTTGCAGGCCTTGACTTCAAACACAAGATCGTCATCGCTGGCAACCACGACTTCTGCTTTGATGATGAAAGAAAGGAAGAGGCCGAAGCAATCTTAAAAGACAACGGCATCATCTACTTAAATGATTCAGGAATTGAAATTGAAGGATTTAAAATCTGGGGCTCTCCAATTCAGCCATGGTTTCATGACTGGGCATTTAACAGGCACCGAGGACCTGAGATTCAAAAACATTGGGACTTAATCCCAAATGATACTGACATCCTCCTCACCCACGGGCCACCTCGCGCCGTTATGGACTTATGTGCAAATGGTGAACGAGTCGGGTGCACAGACCTGCTAAAAACTATCCAGCGAGTACAGCCTCGCGTGCACGCCTTTGGCCATATCCACGAAGGCTACGGCACTGATATTTTTGGTGGAATCATATTTGTAAACTCTTGTAGCTTGGATGAGAGTTATAAGTATAAGAATGCGCCGATTACGTTGGAGTTAAGCTAA
- a CDS encoding sterol desaturase family protein, translated as MNTTITTCFIIFALFFIAEKLAPARKLKSVSTWCKRVLLINAIQVAIIIFAGMTWDKLFMSASLFKISAYLPTSVTSIIAYFFITFVFYWWHRARHEYNFFWLTCHQLHHSPERLETITSFYKHPLEIAINSIMISAICYGFFGLSTDAASLTLILTAVGEYFYHANIRTPYWLGFFIQRPEMHRVHHEMGSHHYNYSDLPLWDMLFGTFKNPKEDTVPCGFEDNKEQELLSMLTFKDVFKRSTLKGEFKYIAIVSIGLIQMFGYLTGQENIKGLGTLSVSSPLPIVFTKFNGNETFSQKYYLKYTTDTGEIIEKEISKHDFEKMRAPYNLRNVYGYAMAYGPSVKKEKMLIARNEILNFAFCNNKSSMKKVGAGSIKDWQISVYSKAQNSKTLELEGSCKQ; from the coding sequence ATGAATACAACAATCACAACTTGCTTCATCATTTTTGCGCTTTTCTTTATTGCAGAAAAGCTAGCACCAGCAAGAAAGCTTAAGAGTGTTTCAACTTGGTGTAAGAGAGTACTTCTTATTAATGCCATCCAAGTTGCTATCATTATCTTTGCTGGAATGACTTGGGATAAGCTCTTTATGTCAGCGAGCCTTTTTAAGATCTCTGCATACCTACCAACTTCAGTGACATCTATTATCGCTTACTTCTTTATCACATTTGTTTTCTACTGGTGGCACCGTGCTAGACATGAGTACAACTTCTTCTGGCTTACTTGTCATCAATTGCACCACTCACCGGAGAGACTTGAAACTATCACGTCCTTTTACAAGCACCCACTTGAGATTGCTATCAATTCAATTATGATCTCAGCTATCTGCTACGGCTTCTTTGGCCTCTCTACTGATGCAGCCTCTCTTACCCTAATCCTTACGGCCGTTGGTGAATACTTCTACCACGCCAATATTAGAACTCCGTACTGGCTTGGCTTTTTCATCCAACGACCTGAAATGCACCGAGTTCACCACGAAATGGGAAGTCACCACTATAACTACTCTGACCTTCCTCTATGGGATATGCTCTTTGGAACATTTAAGAATCCAAAAGAAGATACGGTTCCATGTGGTTTTGAAGATAATAAAGAACAAGAGCTTCTTTCAATGCTTACCTTTAAAGACGTCTTTAAAAGATCAACTCTTAAAGGCGAATTTAAATACATCGCTATCGTCTCAATTGGCCTTATTCAAATGTTTGGTTATCTTACAGGACAAGAAAATATTAAGGGACTAGGAACACTTAGTGTCTCTTCACCTCTTCCTATTGTCTTTACGAAATTTAACGGCAATGAAACCTTTAGCCAGAAGTACTATCTCAAGTACACAACAGACACAGGCGAGATCATTGAAAAGGAAATCAGCAAGCACGACTTTGAAAAGATGCGTGCCCCATATAACCTTAGAAATGTCTACGGCTATGCCATGGCCTATGGGCCAAGTGTAAAAAAAGAAAAGATGCTCATTGCTCGAAATGAAATCTTAAACTTCGCTTTTTGCAACAACAAAAGTTCCATGAAGAAGGTTGGAGCTGGCAGCATCAAAGATTGGCAAATCTCAGTTTATTCAAAAGCACAAAACTCTAAAACATTAGAATTGGAGGGATCATGCAAACAATAA
- a CDS encoding phosphatidylserine/phosphatidylglycerophosphate/cardiolipin synthase family protein: MNRIYKLSLKIITGIILLIAAMYAVLLAYIYYTDNKEVKVVSNIKSIYSRMKTPHQLEVIPYGVDSFIKRIEMIQNAAESIEVEFFIYDLDLASKVVTSELIKASQRGVQVRILVDFSIAVFKLAPEYTNYLKEKGIEVRYYNTVSNTNFIAVQHRNHRKLLIIDGKIAMTGGRNIANDYFDLGENYNFHDFDITVEGKVVKDIRQSFFSYWESDYASVPELPSENLQSDFFNIGKDSARLMNYLTKVKEEIHTSENKFECNDITYITDSPGVLVSNRQVYRRLEELVKSAKSEFLVESPYLVLRSDGANLIKSAIDNGVEFSILTNSLFSTDAYYTAAALALNLRRIHDLGLKTFVYNGTNSYESYKLLNTNEHSKWGVHSKRAVIDGKHTIVGTYNIDPRSANLNSEMVIICRDNPELAKAVRDDIKLRMNHSRELHGHEIITRGAGTMEKLKFYLSMPLVYFLDFLL, translated from the coding sequence ATGAATAGAATCTACAAACTAAGCCTAAAAATCATAACGGGCATCATCTTACTTATTGCCGCAATGTACGCCGTACTCTTGGCCTATATCTATTATACGGATAATAAAGAAGTTAAAGTCGTCTCTAATATCAAGTCCATCTATTCACGAATGAAGACGCCTCATCAGCTTGAAGTTATACCTTATGGTGTTGATAGTTTTATTAAACGTATTGAGATGATTCAAAATGCGGCCGAATCAATTGAAGTTGAATTCTTTATCTACGATCTTGATCTTGCTAGTAAAGTTGTGACGAGTGAGTTGATTAAGGCATCGCAGAGAGGAGTGCAGGTCCGAATTCTTGTGGACTTCTCCATTGCTGTTTTTAAGCTCGCTCCCGAATATACAAATTATTTAAAGGAGAAGGGGATTGAGGTTCGCTATTATAATACAGTATCAAATACAAATTTCATTGCTGTTCAGCATAGAAACCATCGCAAGCTTTTAATCATTGATGGAAAGATTGCCATGACTGGTGGTCGCAATATTGCCAATGACTATTTTGATTTAGGCGAAAATTATAACTTTCATGATTTTGATATTACGGTTGAAGGAAAAGTCGTAAAAGATATTCGCCAGAGCTTCTTTAGTTACTGGGAATCTGATTACGCCAGTGTGCCGGAGCTTCCGAGCGAAAATCTTCAAAGTGACTTCTTTAATATTGGAAAAGACAGTGCAAGGCTTATGAATTACCTTACAAAAGTTAAAGAAGAAATTCACACAAGTGAGAATAAGTTTGAGTGTAATGACATAACTTATATTACAGATTCTCCTGGTGTGCTGGTAAGTAATCGCCAGGTCTATCGTCGTCTTGAAGAATTGGTAAAATCAGCAAAGAGTGAATTTCTCGTTGAGTCGCCATATCTTGTTTTACGTAGTGATGGAGCCAATCTTATTAAGAGTGCAATTGATAATGGTGTTGAATTCTCTATTCTTACAAATAGCTTATTTTCAACTGATGCCTATTATACGGCTGCTGCTCTTGCGCTTAATCTTAGAAGGATTCATGATTTAGGGCTTAAGACCTTTGTCTACAACGGAACTAACTCATATGAGTCATATAAACTTCTAAATACTAATGAGCATAGTAAGTGGGGCGTACATTCAAAGCGTGCAGTCATTGATGGAAAGCACACAATCGTTGGAACTTATAATATCGATCCTCGCTCGGCAAATTTAAACTCTGAGATGGTGATCATCTGCCGTGACAATCCAGAACTAGCAAAGGCGGTACGAGATGATATCAAGCTTCGTATGAACCACTCTCGTGAGCTTCATGGCCACGAAATCATAACAAGAGGTGCTGGCACAATGGAGAAGCTTAAGTTCTATCTCTCAATGCCGCTAGTGTATTTCTTAGACTTTCTGCTTTAG